One genomic region from Methanocaldococcus fervens AG86 encodes:
- the mtrC gene encoding tetrahydromethanopterin S-methyltransferase subunit MtrC: MAHGGGGHATELYPENQIFTAGVVLSLIGIYAAHFLADYGLSMLIGGLLVSSACVAGANTVRKVAAYGLGTGVPSIGMISLGMGTLAAIAGVLIPKALGVSYLVAPILTLVIALVVGFIVGKLTVKPVGMKIPIMVRSMTYLSVAGALALLGFTTAYVGSLEPATFVDGALNSGIMALAFIVAGMAILHPFNACLGPNESHKRTLTLAVACGLLSWFIFSVVKLDIVSMVVSIILWAIVYVKFVKMSFKDACAVLYVPEIPKKEE, translated from the coding sequence ATGGCACACGGTGGAGGAGGTCATGCAACTGAACTTTATCCTGAAAACCAGATATTTACGGCTGGTGTAGTTTTATCATTGATCGGTATTTATGCAGCACATTTCTTAGCAGATTATGGTTTGTCAATGTTAATAGGAGGTTTGTTAGTTTCATCAGCATGTGTTGCAGGAGCTAACACTGTTAGAAAAGTAGCAGCATATGGTTTAGGTACTGGGGTCCCATCAATTGGTATGATCAGTTTAGGTATGGGAACATTAGCTGCAATAGCAGGAGTTTTAATTCCAAAGGCATTGGGAGTTAGCTATTTAGTAGCTCCAATATTAACATTGGTAATTGCATTAGTTGTTGGATTCATAGTTGGTAAGTTAACAGTTAAACCTGTTGGAATGAAAATCCCAATTATGGTTAGAAGTATGACTTACTTATCAGTTGCAGGGGCTTTAGCTCTATTAGGATTTACAACAGCATACGTTGGAAGCTTAGAACCAGCAACATTTGTTGACGGAGCTTTAAACTCAGGAATCATGGCTTTAGCATTTATAGTAGCAGGTATGGCTATATTACACCCATTCAACGCATGTTTAGGGCCAAATGAAAGCCATAAGAGAACATTAACATTGGCAGTTGCTTGTGGTTTACTAAGCTGGTTTATATTCTCAGTAGTTAAGTTAGATATTGTCTCAATGGTTGTTTCAATAATATTGTGGGCAATTGTATATGTTAAATTCGTCAAGATGTCATTTAAAGACGCATGTGCAGTTTTATACGTCCCAGAAATTCCTAAGAAAGAGGAATAA
- a CDS encoding tetrahydromethanopterin S-methyltransferase subunit B — protein sequence MEIVKICPELDIVMEVDSGLVAEMRKDVLVVDLIHVEERIQKLEKLVNALEGALDPRNPPLLSYPNRDGVYEISGYFKGIFFGFWITLAIMTLAIFTIIKLFPGLIQ from the coding sequence ATGGAAATTGTTAAGATATGTCCTGAACTTGACATTGTTATGGAGGTTGATTCTGGTTTAGTAGCAGAGATGAGAAAAGATGTACTCGTCGTTGATTTAATTCATGTAGAAGAAAGAATTCAAAAATTAGAGAAGTTAGTCAATGCATTAGAGGGAGCATTAGACCCAAGAAACCCACCATTACTCTCATATCCAAACAGAGATGGGGTTTACGAGATATCAGGTTACTTCAAAGGAATATTCTTTGGATTTTGGATAACATTAGCAATTATGACACTTGCAATATTTACAATAATCAAACTATTCCCAGGTTTAATTCAATAA
- the mtrA gene encoding tetrahydromethanopterin S-methyltransferase subunit A — protein sequence MANKKSPAPGWPIVSGEYVVGNPESCVGVVTLGSHGLEQACIDAGAAIVGPCHTENLGIEKIIANYISNPNIRFMVLCGSEVQGHLTGQCLKALWENGIGDDGGIIGAKGAIPFLENVNKEAVERFRRQIVEVVDLIDCEDVNKITQAIKECISKDPGAIDEEPIVLELESGGEGTEEEGATVKPTSPEIALLEARMRILSEKINSSALLAKYNSGYYNGKIQGIAIGLFVSILLFSLLGI from the coding sequence ATGGCTAACAAAAAATCCCCAGCACCAGGATGGCCTATCGTCTCTGGGGAATACGTTGTCGGTAACCCAGAGAGCTGTGTTGGAGTCGTAACATTAGGTTCACACGGTTTAGAACAGGCTTGCATTGATGCTGGAGCTGCTATCGTAGGACCTTGCCACACAGAAAACTTAGGTATCGAAAAAATCATAGCAAACTACATATCAAACCCAAACATCAGATTCATGGTTCTCTGCGGTTCAGAAGTCCAAGGACACTTAACAGGACAATGTCTCAAAGCATTATGGGAAAACGGTATCGGAGACGACGGAGGAATCATCGGAGCTAAAGGAGCTATCCCATTCTTAGAAAATGTCAACAAAGAAGCTGTTGAAAGATTCAGAAGACAAATAGTCGAAGTCGTTGATTTAATCGACTGCGAAGACGTCAACAAAATAACACAAGCAATCAAAGAATGCATAAGCAAAGACCCAGGAGCAATCGACGAAGAACCAATAGTCCTCGAATTAGAAAGTGGAGGAGAAGGGACAGAAGAAGAAGGAGCTACTGTAAAACCAACCTCTCCAGAGATTGCATTACTAGAAGCAAGAATGAGAATATTATCTGAAAAAATAAACAGTTCTGCATTACTTGCAAAATATAATTCAGGATATTACAACGGAAAAATCCAAGGAATAGCAATAGGATTGTTTGTTTCAATATTGCTATTCTCTCTCTTAGGTATTTAA
- the mtrA gene encoding tetrahydromethanopterin S-methyltransferase subunit A: MANKKSPAPGWPIVSGEYVVGNPESCVGVVTLGSHGLEQACIDAGAAIVGPCHTENLGIEKIIANYISNPNIRFMVLCGSEVQGHLTGQCLKALWENGIGDDGGIIGAKGAIPFLENVNKEAVERFRRQIVEVVDLIDCEDVNKITQAIKECISKDPGAIDEEPIVLELESGEAKEGGEEEGFEIEGIPKVVEPDLEYCDKLLEKLEYKVGLMTRDIELASGVFAKSTQGVIIGSAMAFVLVIIPVILKMLIG, encoded by the coding sequence ATGGCTAACAAAAAATCCCCAGCACCAGGATGGCCTATCGTCTCTGGGGAATACGTTGTCGGTAACCCAGAGAGCTGTGTTGGAGTCGTAACATTAGGTTCACACGGTTTAGAACAGGCTTGCATTGATGCTGGAGCTGCTATCGTAGGACCTTGCCACACAGAAAACTTAGGTATCGAAAAAATCATAGCAAACTACATATCAAACCCAAACATCAGATTCATGGTTCTCTGCGGTTCAGAAGTCCAAGGACACTTAACAGGACAATGTCTCAAAGCATTATGGGAAAACGGTATCGGAGACGACGGAGGAATCATCGGAGCTAAAGGAGCTATCCCATTCTTAGAAAATGTCAACAAAGAAGCTGTTGAAAGATTCAGAAGACAAATAGTCGAAGTCGTTGATTTAATCGACTGCGAAGACGTCAACAAAATAACACAAGCAATCAAAGAATGCATAAGCAAAGACCCAGGAGCAATCGACGAAGAACCAATAGTCCTCGAATTAGAAAGTGGAGAAGCTAAAGAAGGTGGAGAAGAGGAAGGTTTTGAAATCGAAGGAATTCCAAAAGTTGTCGAGCCAGATTTAGAATACTGCGATAAATTGTTGGAAAAATTAGAATACAAAGTTGGATTGATGACAAGAGATATTGAATTAGCATCAGGGGTCTTTGCAAAATCCACCCAAGGTGTTATAATCGGTTCGGCTATGGCATTTGTGTTGGTAATTATCCCAGTTATATTAAAAATGTTGATAGGGTGA
- the mtrG gene encoding tetrahydromethanopterin S-methyltransferase subunit MtrG, with product MSEIPTVVTPTKDFKRLMEKLEELEEKVENTNAEIFQRAGKKVGRDVGIAYGLIIGTLVAIVLPNLLNVMQLVVKMAQ from the coding sequence ATGAGTGAAATTCCTACTGTTGTTACTCCTACAAAGGATTTTAAAAGGTTAATGGAAAAGCTTGAAGAACTTGAAGAAAAAGTAGAAAACACAAATGCTGAAATATTCCAAAGAGCTGGAAAAAAAGTTGGTAGAGATGTAGGAATTGCCTACGGTTTAATTATTGGGACCTTAGTGGCAATTGTATTGCCTAACTTACTAAATGTAATGCAATTAGTAGTTAAAATGGCACAATAA
- the mtrH gene encoding tetrahydromethanopterin S-methyltransferase subunit H, with translation MFKFEKEQMVVEIGGRKIGGQPGEYPTALAGTIFYARHKIVEDERKGIFDKAAAEDLINKQAEMEDITGNPAMVQVFGATPEAIINYIDFVAEIWDGPMLLDSTSREARMAAAKRATEAGFANQCIYNSINVSIDEEEFKNLVESDIEASIVLCFDPMDPSVEGKINVLLNGGKTADTGMLELAEKAGIKYPLVDVAVTPLGAGAGNAVRASFAVKAKLGLPVGSGIHNVPSAWDWLRTFRKQLRESGKTQLAKDIHHVCDIGANIVQVMASGDFVLYGPIDNAQLAFPAVAMTDMMIAEAAKDMGITPVENHPIHRLV, from the coding sequence ATGTTCAAATTTGAAAAAGAACAGATGGTTGTAGAAATTGGAGGAAGAAAAATTGGTGGACAGCCAGGAGAATACCCAACAGCTTTAGCAGGAACCATTTTCTACGCAAGACACAAGATTGTTGAAGATGAAAGAAAAGGTATCTTCGACAAAGCAGCAGCGGAGGATTTAATTAACAAACAGGCAGAGATGGAAGACATAACTGGAAACCCTGCAATGGTTCAGGTATTTGGAGCTACACCTGAAGCTATAATTAATTACATTGATTTCGTTGCTGAAATTTGGGACGGTCCAATGTTGTTGGACTCTACATCTAGAGAAGCAAGAATGGCTGCTGCAAAAAGAGCTACTGAAGCTGGATTTGCCAATCAGTGTATTTACAACTCTATCAACGTTTCCATTGATGAAGAAGAGTTTAAAAACTTAGTAGAAAGTGATATTGAGGCTTCAATTGTCTTATGTTTTGACCCAATGGATCCAAGTGTTGAAGGTAAAATTAACGTTCTCTTAAATGGTGGTAAGACAGCAGATACAGGAATGTTAGAATTAGCTGAAAAAGCTGGAATTAAATACCCATTAGTTGACGTTGCTGTTACACCATTAGGAGCTGGAGCAGGTAATGCAGTTAGAGCATCATTCGCTGTTAAGGCAAAATTAGGTTTACCTGTTGGTAGTGGTATTCACAACGTTCCATCAGCATGGGACTGGTTAAGAACATTTAGAAAACAGTTGAGAGAAAGCGGTAAAACTCAATTAGCTAAGGATATCCACCACGTATGTGATATTGGAGCAAACATAGTCCAAGTTATGGCATCAGGAGACTTTGTTCTCTACGGTCCAATTGACAACGCTCAATTAGCATTCCCAGCAGTTGCTATGACAGACATGATGATTGCAGAAGCTGCAAAAGATATGGGAATCACACCAGTTGAGAACCACCCAATCCACAGATTAGTATAA
- a CDS encoding 50S ribosomal protein L34e: protein MPAPRYRSRSYRRIYRRTPGGRIVIHYKRRKPNKAKCAVCGAELHGVPRGRPAQIRKLPKSQRRPERPYGGYLCPRCLKRLMIQKARNL, encoded by the coding sequence ATGCCAGCACCAAGATACAGGTCAAGATCATACAGAAGAATATACAGAAGAACCCCAGGAGGGAGAATAGTTATCCACTACAAGAGAAGAAAACCAAACAAAGCAAAATGTGCTGTATGTGGAGCTGAATTACACGGAGTTCCAAGAGGAAGACCAGCTCAAATAAGAAAATTGCCAAAATCACAGAGAAGACCTGAGAGGCCTTACGGAGGCTACTTATGTCCAAGATGCTTAAAGAGATTGATGATTCAAAAAGCAAGAAACCTCTAA
- the cmk gene encoding (d)CMP kinase gives MIITIGGLPGTGTTTIAKMVAEKYGLRYVCAGFIFREMAKEMGMDLQEFSRYAEQHKEIDEEVDRRQVEMAKQGNIVLEGRLAAWMLLKNGVKPDLTIWFKAPLEVRAERISKRENIDKEEALKKMVERECSEKKRYKEIYNIDLDDLSIYDLIIDSSKWDVEGVFNIVSSAIDNLKR, from the coding sequence ATGATAATCACCATTGGGGGGCTACCAGGGACTGGCACCACTACAATTGCAAAGATGGTTGCAGAGAAATACGGCCTGAGATACGTATGTGCAGGATTTATATTCAGAGAGATGGCAAAAGAGATGGGAATGGACTTACAGGAATTTAGCAGATATGCTGAGCAACACAAAGAGATTGATGAAGAAGTTGATAGAAGACAGGTAGAGATGGCAAAGCAGGGGAATATTGTATTAGAGGGAAGATTGGCAGCGTGGATGTTATTAAAGAATGGAGTTAAACCAGATTTAACAATTTGGTTTAAAGCCCCCCTAGAGGTTAGAGCTGAAAGAATCAGTAAAAGAGAAAATATAGATAAAGAAGAAGCTTTAAAAAAGATGGTTGAAAGAGAATGTAGTGAGAAAAAAAGATATAAAGAAATTTATAACATAGATTTAGACGACTTATCTATTTACGATTTAATTATTGATAGCTCAAAATGGGACGTGGAGGGAGTGTTTAATATTGTCTCCTCTGCAATCGATAATTTAAAGAGGTAG
- a CDS encoding 50S ribosomal protein L14e: MPAIEVGRVCIKTAGREAGKVCVIVDILDKNFVVVDGLVKRRRCNIKHLEPTEKKVDIQKGASTEEVKLALDAAGLLKEE, translated from the coding sequence ATGCCAGCTATTGAAGTAGGAAGAGTTTGTATAAAAACAGCAGGAAGAGAAGCAGGTAAAGTTTGTGTTATTGTAGATATATTAGACAAAAACTTTGTTGTAGTTGATGGATTAGTTAAAAGAAGAAGATGTAACATAAAACACTTAGAACCAACAGAAAAGAAAGTTGATATTCAGAAAGGAGCTTCAACAGAAGAAGTTAAATTAGCATTAGATGCTGCTGGATTATTAAAAGAGGAATAA
- a CDS encoding GltB/FmdC/FwdC-like GXGXG domain-containing protein, which produces MLFNIFKKSNKKKLNEFLDENKDKVLVLELDKPIDCLCDFTYNFIWQSKFNPETKIKDEITFKTLVEHLKNNGIIYIKGNVGKRFCSSMGVDLKYFGGSGGRIKVGAVIVDGDVDTRFGISMLSGTVYINEKNNIKEPMGNVIEVESDIKGYRKFISITEFVEYRYKEEKVLKPNKFDEKRGVLEINDKIKRDTVGARLNEEKTIIVNGDVDLSTGILMKKGRVVVNGNAGKNTGAVLNGGLVIINGNTNDFTGFEMKDGVIVVDGNAGKYLGAKKKGGVIYAREGKEVPPTKKYNLDKNDMEFLKSLGYSGKFYKFL; this is translated from the coding sequence ATGCTATTTAACATCTTCAAAAAATCAAATAAAAAGAAATTGAACGAGTTTTTAGATGAAAATAAAGATAAAGTCTTAGTTTTAGAGTTGGATAAGCCAATAGATTGTTTGTGTGATTTTACCTACAACTTTATATGGCAGAGTAAATTTAATCCAGAAACTAAAATAAAAGATGAAATAACTTTCAAAACCCTTGTAGAGCATCTGAAAAATAACGGAATAATTTATATAAAAGGAAATGTTGGGAAGAGATTTTGCTCTTCAATGGGTGTTGATTTAAAGTATTTTGGTGGAAGTGGAGGAAGGATAAAGGTTGGGGCTGTTATAGTTGATGGAGATGTGGATACAAGATTTGGAATAAGCATGCTGTCTGGAACTGTCTATATTAACGAAAAAAACAACATAAAGGAGCCAATGGGTAATGTTATAGAGGTTGAGAGCGATATAAAAGGTTATAGAAAATTTATATCGATAACAGAATTCGTTGAATATAGGTATAAGGAAGAAAAAGTTTTAAAACCAAATAAATTTGATGAAAAAAGAGGAGTTTTGGAGATTAACGATAAGATAAAAAGAGATACTGTTGGAGCGAGGTTGAATGAAGAAAAAACCATTATAGTTAATGGGGATGTTGATTTATCCACTGGAATTTTGATGAAGAAGGGAAGAGTTGTTGTTAACGGGAATGCTGGGAAAAACACTGGAGCTGTTTTAAATGGAGGATTGGTTATAATTAATGGAAATACAAATGATTTCACTGGTTTTGAAATGAAAGATGGTGTAATAGTTGTTGATGGAAATGCAGGAAAGTATTTGGGAGCTAAAAAGAAAGGTGGGGTTATATACGCAAGAGAAGGTAAAGAAGTTCCTCCAACAAAAAAGTATAACTTGGATAAGAATGATATGGAATTTCTAAAATCCCTTGGATATTCTGGCAAATTCTACAAATTTTTATAA
- a CDS encoding TRAM domain-containing protein, producing the protein MFNNKGRRNVRNNEVRRNVPVKEGETYTVTIEDMGRGGDGIARIEGFVVFVPETQKGDTVDVKITAVKNKFAFAEKI; encoded by the coding sequence ATGTTTAATAATAAAGGAAGAAGAAATGTAAGAAATAATGAAGTTAGAAGAAATGTTCCTGTTAAAGAAGGCGAAACCTACACAGTTACAATTGAAGATATGGGAAGAGGCGGAGACGGAATAGCAAGAATTGAAGGATTCGTAGTCTTCGTACCTGAAACACAAAAAGGAGATACAGTAGATGTAAAAATAACAGCAGTTAAAAATAAGTTTGCATTTGCAGAAAAAATTTAA
- a CDS encoding YkgJ family cysteine cluster protein: protein MKNKENKIKFDVYLGGIAYHCIKCGFCCDAPTVTKKDLAKIAGYLKIPLSEVLEKYVGFFNGRIGELKEVGGKCIFLDRKTKKCKIYKARPLICRLRPYSVQLRDGKLTLTYDIWFLRYCRGLYLGNDKVRDEYFKYAELVLKYLGFEECVEEEEFKKAKERLLEESLKFRRVTVE from the coding sequence ATGAAAAACAAAGAAAATAAAATAAAATTTGATGTTTATTTGGGTGGGATAGCTTACCATTGTATAAAATGTGGGTTTTGTTGCGATGCTCCAACAGTCACAAAAAAGGATTTGGCAAAGATAGCAGGGTATTTAAAAATTCCACTTTCTGAAGTTCTTGAAAAATACGTTGGATTTTTCAATGGTCGTATAGGAGAACTTAAAGAAGTCGGCGGAAAATGCATATTTTTAGATAGAAAAACCAAAAAATGTAAGATTTATAAGGCCAGACCTTTAATTTGTAGGCTTAGACCTTACTCAGTTCAGCTTAGAGATGGAAAGTTAACTTTAACTTACGATATATGGTTTTTAAGATATTGTAGGGGGCTTTATTTGGGAAATGACAAAGTTAGAGATGAATATTTTAAATATGCTGAACTTGTTTTGAAGTATTTGGGATTTGAGGAATGTGTTGAGGAAGAGGAGTTTAAAAAAGCTAAGGAGAGGTTATTGGAAGAATCTTTAAAGTTTAGGAGAGTTACGGTTGAGTAA
- a CDS encoding phosphatase PAP2 family protein, which produces MDKRILVRLVTYPIAYIMWGGLMWYSQIVEPIDATNLLLNLPLCNKEFYLILQTLPNIVIEFFKIIYLYGFSLMIVGGIAYYLFIKKDFLKSDIILIDLALGWLIAGLIYTIVVVQSPFQVGVAKDLINSDYFWIFTKPTYEIPSLHTAYSFLLALHFKDEKYLNYIYFTLAVLIPISTLIMGMHWVVDVITGIFYGYAIYKFPKTLHLKINKALDFLAGHIKPCILCGNCKISEREGYEKQRK; this is translated from the coding sequence ATGGATAAGAGAATTTTAGTTAGATTGGTAACATATCCTATAGCTTATATAATGTGGGGAGGGTTGATGTGGTATTCCCAAATTGTAGAGCCTATTGATGCAACAAATTTGTTATTAAATTTGCCCTTATGTAATAAAGAATTTTATCTGATTTTGCAGACCTTGCCAAATATTGTTATTGAATTTTTTAAAATTATTTATTTATACGGGTTTTCTCTTATGATTGTTGGAGGCATTGCCTATTATTTATTTATAAAGAAAGATTTTTTAAAGAGCGATATTATCTTGATTGATTTGGCTTTAGGTTGGCTCATTGCTGGCTTAATATATACTATTGTTGTTGTTCAATCTCCATTCCAGGTTGGAGTTGCTAAAGATTTGATAAATAGTGATTATTTTTGGATATTTACAAAGCCCACCTATGAAATTCCATCATTGCATACAGCGTATTCGTTTTTGTTGGCATTGCATTTCAAAGATGAAAAATATTTAAATTATATTTACTTTACTTTAGCAGTATTAATCCCAATATCAACTTTAATTATGGGAATGCACTGGGTTGTTGATGTTATTACAGGAATTTTTTATGGTTATGCTATATATAAATTCCCTAAAACTCTACACTTAAAGATTAATAAGGCGTTAGATTTTTTAGCTGGGCATATAAAGCCATGCATTTTGTGTGGAAACTGCAAAATTAGTGAAAGGGAGGGCTATGAAAAACAAAGAAAATAA
- a CDS encoding thiamine pyrophosphate-binding protein produces the protein MKTVFSYPGEQIAELYNEIEGSGIKNVMVRDERGAGFMADGYARITNYLGVCLATAGPGSTNLTTPIANAYKDNSSVLAITGRCQRKYIGKNYFQEINMDFLNFYKGYFVDKADINYVVNAFNDCLTNKKPVQLNIPADLYKEEVKDINIDAYINISDDVGYDVNNVDVAAKKPLFLIGQGIFGTLSYKDMLKISKILKELNCPIATTFPARGVISEEVDNCIGLVGRRGDLKSLLEADKIINIGSSLSYNTYVESVREKLLNKTENIHLKPKNIKELKEFFENLDLKNNNWINKNKNNKKFSPSGDYSNKINEIIENVPKDAIIVTDAGKHTVFTCLLKTCVVPRNIISSHSFGSMGFGLPASIGVKFGTIDFNIDKEVVLISGDGGFLMNIEELQVVSEYGLKILMVVMKNNGLAEFCKIKNPNFNKIADAFGIDNCYIEKADEISSEIKNYLKKNKPLLMVVETENEPLPKPNM, from the coding sequence GTGAAAACGGTATTTTCTTACCCTGGAGAGCAGATAGCTGAATTATATAATGAAATTGAAGGCAGTGGTATAAAAAATGTTATGGTTAGGGATGAAAGAGGAGCTGGCTTTATGGCGGATGGCTATGCAAGAATAACAAACTATTTGGGAGTTTGTTTAGCAACTGCAGGTCCTGGAAGCACAAATTTAACTACACCAATAGCCAACGCATATAAAGACAACTCATCCGTTTTGGCAATAACAGGAAGGTGTCAGAGAAAGTATATTGGTAAAAATTATTTCCAAGAGATAAATATGGATTTTTTAAATTTTTATAAAGGATATTTTGTTGATAAGGCAGATATAAATTATGTTGTTAATGCATTCAACGACTGCTTAACAAACAAAAAGCCAGTTCAGCTAAACATCCCTGCTGATTTGTATAAAGAGGAGGTAAAAGATATAAATATAGATGCATATATAAATATAAGTGATGATGTTGGATATGATGTAAATAATGTTGATGTAGCTGCTAAAAAACCACTGTTTTTAATTGGACAGGGGATATTTGGAACTTTAAGCTATAAAGATATGTTAAAAATATCAAAAATACTAAAGGAATTAAATTGCCCCATAGCTACAACATTTCCAGCGAGAGGAGTTATTAGCGAAGAGGTTGATAACTGCATAGGCTTAGTTGGTAGGAGGGGGGATTTAAAATCTTTATTAGAAGCTGATAAAATAATAAACATTGGTTCATCATTATCTTACAACACATATGTGGAAAGTGTTAGGGAAAAGCTTTTAAATAAAACTGAAAATATACATTTAAAACCAAAAAATATCAAAGAGTTAAAAGAATTTTTTGAAAATTTGGATTTAAAAAATAACAATTGGATAAATAAAAATAAAAATAATAAAAAATTTTCACCTTCTGGAGATTATTCAAATAAAATAAATGAGATCATTGAAAATGTCCCAAAAGATGCAATAATTGTTACAGATGCTGGAAAGCATACGGTATTTACATGCCTATTAAAAACCTGCGTTGTCCCAAGAAATATTATTTCCTCACATTCATTTGGAAGTATGGGGTTTGGTTTGCCTGCATCTATTGGCGTGAAATTTGGAACTATTGATTTCAACATAGATAAGGAGGTTGTATTAATCAGTGGGGATGGAGGATTTTTGATGAATATTGAAGAACTACAGGTGGTTTCTGAATATGGTTTAAAAATCTTAATGGTTGTTATGAAAAACAATGGCTTAGCTGAGTTTTGTAAGATAAAAAACCCCAACTTTAACAAAATAGCCGATGCTTTTGGAATAGACAACTGTTACATTGAAAAAGCTGATGAAATTAGCTCTGAAATTAAAAACTATCTAAAGAAAAATAAACCTTTATTAATGGTTGTTGAAACAGAAAACGAACCATTACCGAAACCAAATATGTAA
- a CDS encoding topoisomerase DNA-binding C4 zinc finger domain-containing protein: MGETLNELFEILSKDLHFNVTKLNPETYEQSWKVPEGFISIIGLENAKMPVFYYGVTNSYQKDFELKKVVSPKGQKQVFARIYYIFDRRDIIEKEKYVVANAFNGLLLLIKFDKAEFIEKATEMLTKGYEEDEFIKEVLDNVKERNMFDNIEETIRFMANRDYNWLIGRIKYNMGILEYSGQGYYLIPIKTNMQITPGIRVENGKIIIDLENSYLFKNFIVYVDTINNKIIYNKERLCNKNPAILDIMSKIDDNTCPWCGAKLRVVKTRKGEFLGCTNYPNCLYRRFPKK, from the coding sequence ATGGGAGAAACATTAAATGAGCTATTTGAAATTCTATCAAAAGATTTACACTTTAATGTTACTAAATTAAACCCTGAAACTTATGAACAAAGTTGGAAAGTCCCTGAAGGATTTATTTCAATAATAGGATTAGAAAATGCCAAAATGCCCGTTTTTTATTATGGAGTAACAAATTCCTATCAAAAAGATTTTGAACTTAAAAAAGTTGTTTCTCCAAAAGGACAAAAGCAGGTTTTTGCAAGGATTTATTACATTTTTGATAGGAGAGATATTATTGAGAAGGAAAAATACGTTGTTGCAAATGCATTTAACGGACTCTTATTATTAATAAAATTTGATAAAGCAGAGTTCATTGAAAAAGCCACTGAAATGCTAACAAAAGGTTACGAAGAGGATGAGTTTATTAAAGAAGTTCTGGATAATGTAAAAGAGAGGAATATGTTCGATAATATCGAAGAAACAATAAGATTCATGGCAAATAGGGATTATAATTGGCTAATTGGGAGAATAAAATACAACATGGGAATTTTAGAATACTCTGGGCAGGGCTATTATTTAATTCCAATAAAAACAAACATGCAAATAACTCCTGGAATAAGGGTTGAAAATGGGAAAATCATAATTGACTTAGAAAACTCCTATCTATTTAAAAACTTCATAGTTTATGTTGATACAATAAACAACAAAATAATTTACAACAAAGAAAGGTTATGTAACAAAAATCCTGCTATATTGGATATAATGTCAAAGATAGATGATAACACATGCCCATGGTGTGGGGCTAAGTTGAGGGTAGTTAAAACAAGAAAAGGAGAGTTTTTAGGATGTACAAATTATCCAAATTGCCTATATAGAAGATTCCCAAAGAAATAA